The Streptococcus sp. VT 162 genome has a window encoding:
- a CDS encoding bacteriocin, with amino-acid sequence MNLNKWTELTEEELMNTEGGLITIATIAGGVAIFLGGRLIGQDLKRKFG; translated from the coding sequence ATGAATTTAAATAAATGGACAGAATTGACAGAAGAAGAATTGATGAATACAGAAGGTGGCTTAATTACCATAGCCACGATTGCTGGAGGAGTAGCAATTTTCCTTGGTGGGCGATTAATTGGTCAAGATTTAAAACGTAAATTTGGATAA
- a CDS encoding competence protein ComB, whose amino-acid sequence MKPEFLESAEFYHRRYHNFSSRVILPMSLLLVFLFGFAVFAEKEISLSTRATVEPSRIIANIQSTSNQRIVANYLEENKLVKQGDLLVEYQQGAEAVQAEAYANQLEMLKDQKKQLGYLQSSLKEGTDQFPDADKFGYQEMFRDYLSQASSLRSNVSQQNANISSQNAAASQSQAEIGNLISQTQDKIRDYKTAKSAIETGAQLDSQNAAYSFYQTYKNQAEEDSQAKSQVIAQVDAQIAQLESSLATYRVQYAGSGAQQAYASGLDSQLESLKSQHLVKVGQELTLLDQKILEAESGKKVQGGLLDKGKITASEDGVLHLNPETSESTMVAEGTLLAQLYPSLEKEGKTKLTAYLSSKDVARVKIGDSVRYTTTNDAKNQIFLDSTITSIDATATKTEQGNFFKIEAETNLTSEQAEKLRYGLEGRLQMITGKKSYLRYFWDQFLNKD is encoded by the coding sequence ATGAAACCAGAATTTTTAGAAAGCGCAGAGTTTTACCATCGTCGTTACCATAATTTTTCCAGTCGCGTGATTTTACCCATGTCGCTTCTGCTCGTGTTTCTGTTTGGATTTGCAGTCTTTGCTGAGAAAGAGATTAGTTTGTCTACTAGAGCTACTGTCGAACCTAGTCGGATCATTGCCAACATCCAGTCAACTAGCAATCAACGCATTGTGGCCAATTATCTAGAAGAGAACAAACTAGTCAAGCAGGGGGATTTACTCGTTGAATACCAGCAAGGGGCGGAAGCTGTTCAAGCTGAAGCATACGCCAATCAGTTGGAGATGTTAAAGGATCAAAAAAAGCAGTTGGGTTATTTGCAATCCAGTTTGAAAGAGGGGACTGATCAATTTCCAGATGCGGATAAGTTTGGATATCAGGAGATGTTTCGAGACTATCTCAGCCAAGCTAGTAGTCTTAGGAGCAATGTTTCGCAGCAAAATGCCAACATCTCCTCGCAGAATGCGGCAGCAAGTCAGAGCCAGGCCGAGATTGGCAATCTTATCAGTCAAACACAGGATAAAATTCGAGATTACAAAACAGCTAAGTCAGCGATTGAAACAGGAGCTCAACTGGATAGTCAAAATGCAGCCTACTCATTTTATCAGACCTATAAAAACCAAGCTGAAGAAGATTCGCAAGCTAAATCGCAAGTTATTGCACAGGTGGATGCACAAATCGCCCAGCTAGAGTCTAGTTTAGCTACTTATCGTGTGCAGTATGCGGGTTCTGGAGCTCAACAAGCCTACGCAAGTGGACTGGATAGTCAACTGGAATCGCTCAAATCTCAGCACTTAGTCAAAGTCGGTCAGGAATTAACTCTTTTGGATCAGAAAATTTTAGAAGCAGAATCGGGTAAGAAGGTACAGGGAGGTCTCCTAGATAAAGGGAAGATTACAGCAAGTGAGGATGGGGTGCTACACCTCAATCCTGAGACTAGTGAATCTACGATGGTCGCAGAAGGAACCCTGCTAGCCCAACTCTACCCATCCTTGGAAAAAGAAGGGAAAACCAAACTCACAGCTTATCTCAGTTCAAAAGATGTTGCTAGAGTCAAGATTGGGGACTCTGTTCGTTATACTACGACTAATGATGCCAAGAATCAAATTTTCCTGGATTCTACGATTACAAGTATTGATGCGACAGCTACAAAGACTGAACAAGGAAATTTCTTTAAAATTGAAGCGGAGACTAATTTAACTTCAGAGCAGGCTGAAAAACTTCGTTATGGTTTAGAAGGTCGCCTGCAGATGATCACGGGAAAGAAAAGTTATCTCCGTTATTTTTGGGATCAATTTTTGAATAAAGATTAA
- a CDS encoding bacteriocin, translating to MTNFDNMEQNFVALTEEELTDVNGGSVTAVVVGGVLLIGGIAWGYFM from the coding sequence ATGACAAACTTTGACAACATGGAACAGAACTTTGTAGCTCTTACAGAAGAAGAGTTGACGGATGTGAATGGGGGGTCGGTTACCGCTGTAGTTGTAGGAGGTGTCTTACTAATTGGTGGTATTGCTTGGGGCTATTTTATGTAA
- a CDS encoding phosphate acyltransferase gives MKKIAVDAMGGDYAPQAIVEGVNQALADFSDIEIQLYGDESKIKQYLTATERISIIHTDEKINSDDEPTKAIRKKKNASMVLAAKAVKEGEADAVLSAGNTGALLAAGFFIVGRIKNIDRPGLMSTLPTIDGKGFDMLDLGANAENTAHHLHQYAVLGSFYAKNVRGIAKPRVGLLNNGTESSKGDPLRKETYDLLVADESLNFVGNVEARDLMNGVADVVVTDGFTGNAVLKSIEGTALGIMGLLKNAITGGGLRAKLGALLLKDSLKGLKTQLNYSDVGGAVLFGVKAPVVKTHGSSDANAVYSTIRQIRTMLETDVVAQTAREFSGE, from the coding sequence ATGAAAAAAATTGCAGTAGATGCTATGGGGGGCGATTACGCACCTCAAGCCATCGTTGAGGGTGTCAATCAAGCCCTTGCTGACTTTTCAGATATTGAGATTCAACTCTACGGAGATGAAAGTAAGATCAAGCAATATCTAACGGCTACAGAGCGCATTAGCATTATCCATACGGATGAGAAAATCAACTCAGACGATGAGCCGACAAAAGCTATCCGTAAGAAGAAAAATGCCAGCATGGTATTAGCAGCCAAGGCAGTCAAAGAGGGAGAAGCAGACGCCGTCCTCTCAGCTGGGAACACAGGTGCCTTGTTGGCTGCAGGATTCTTTATTGTGGGTCGTATCAAAAATATCGATCGCCCAGGACTCATGTCTACCTTGCCGACCATCGATGGAAAAGGCTTTGATATGCTAGATCTCGGTGCCAATGCAGAAAATACAGCCCATCATCTGCACCAATACGCTGTTTTAGGTTCCTTCTATGCAAAGAATGTTCGTGGGATTGCAAAACCACGTGTTGGTTTGCTCAACAATGGAACAGAAAGCAGCAAGGGAGATCCGCTTCGAAAGGAAACATACGACTTGTTAGTAGCTGATGAAAGTTTGAACTTTGTCGGAAACGTGGAAGCGCGTGATCTGATGAATGGCGTTGCGGATGTTGTCGTAACAGATGGTTTCACGGGAAACGCTGTTCTCAAATCCATCGAAGGTACAGCTTTGGGAATCATGGGCTTGCTTAAAAATGCTATTACGGGTGGTGGCCTTCGAGCGAAGCTAGGTGCTCTACTTCTTAAGGATAGTCTTAAGGGGTTGAAGACACAGCTCAACTATTCAGATGTTGGAGGAGCAGTCTTGTTTGGTGTCAAGGCGCCAGTTGTAAAAACTCATGGCTCAAGTGATGCCAATGCTGTGTACAGTACGATTCGTCAGATTCGTACCATGCTAGAAACAGACGTAGTTGCTCAAACTGCGCGTGAATTTTCAGGAGAATAA
- a CDS encoding phosphoribosylaminoimidazole-succinocarboxamide synthase (catalyzes the formation of (S)-2-(5-amino-1-(5-phospho-D-ribosyl)imidazole-4-carboxamido)succinate from 5-amino-1-(5-phospho-D-ribosyl)imidazole-4-carboxylate and L-aspartate in purine biosynthesis; SAICAR synthase): MSKQLIYSGKAKDIYTTEDENLIISTYKDQATAFNGVKKEQIAGKGVLNNQISSFIFEKLNAAGVATHFVEKISDTEQLNKKVKIIPLEVVLRNYTAGSFSKRFGVEEGIAFETPIVEFYYKNDDLDDPFINDEHVKFLNIADDQQIAYLKEETRRINELLKAWFAEIGLKLIDFKLEFGFDKDDKIILADEFSPDNCRLWDADGNHMDKDVFRRGLGELTDVYEVVWEKLQELK, translated from the coding sequence ATGTCAAAACAACTGATCTATTCGGGAAAAGCAAAGGATATCTATACAACTGAGGATGAAAATCTTATTATTTCAACTTACAAGGACCAGGCAACTGCCTTCAACGGTGTCAAGAAGGAGCAGATTGCGGGCAAGGGAGTGTTAAATAATCAGATTTCATCTTTTATTTTTGAGAAATTAAATGCGGCTGGTGTAGCGACTCACTTTGTGGAGAAAATTTCGGACACGGAACAGCTCAATAAAAAGGTTAAGATTATTCCTTTGGAAGTTGTGCTCCGCAACTACACGGCTGGTTCCTTTTCAAAACGTTTTGGCGTGGAAGAGGGCATCGCATTTGAGACTCCGATTGTCGAATTTTACTACAAAAATGATGATTTGGATGATCCCTTTATCAATGACGAGCATGTGAAATTCCTTAACATTGCGGATGACCAGCAGATTGCTTACTTGAAGGAAGAAACGCGTCGTATCAATGAACTTTTGAAAGCTTGGTTTGCTGAAATTGGTCTTAAATTGATTGATTTTAAGCTAGAATTTGGTTTTGACAAGGATGACAAGATTATCTTGGCAGACGAGTTTTCACCAGATAACTGCCGACTTTGGGATGCAGATGGCAACCACATGGACAAGGATGTTTTCCGTAGGGGATTGGGAGAACTAACTGATGTTTACGAAGTTGTCTGGGAGAAATTGCAGGAGTTGAAGTAA
- a CDS encoding bacteriocin immunity protein — protein sequence MNRNLNLNTLLPKLATILPLLGIGLNLTLHLICTGSLVSFDWQWSLIGLIAAVYFGIFCKDLKKNNQNYK from the coding sequence ATGAATCGTAACCTAAATCTCAATACATTGTTACCTAAGCTAGCCACTATACTTCCTTTGTTAGGAATAGGTCTTAATCTTACGCTTCATCTAATTTGTACGGGTTCGCTAGTATCTTTTGATTGGCAATGGAGTTTAATAGGTTTGATTGCTGCAGTCTATTTTGGTATTTTTTGTAAGGATTTGAAGAAAAATAATCAAAACTATAAATGA
- a CDS encoding peptide ABC transporter ATP-binding protein yields MKFGKRHYRPQVDQMDCGVASLAMVFGYYGSYYSLAHLRELAKTTMDGTTALGLVKVAEEIGFETRAIKADMTLFDLPDLTFPFVAHVLKEGKLLHYYVVTGQDKKAIHIADPDPSVKLTKISRERFAQEWTGVSLFMAPSPDYKPHKEKKQGLLSFLPILLKQRGLITNIVLATLLVTLINIVGSYYLQSIIDSYVPDQMRSTLGIISIGLVIVYILQQILSYAQEYLLLVLGQRLSIDVILSYIKHVFHLPMSFFATRRTGEIVSRFTDANSIIDALASTILSIFLDVSTILIISLVLFSQNMTLLVISLLALPIYTVIIFAFMKPFEKMNRDTMEANAILSSSIIEDINGIETIKSLTSESSRYQKIDKEFVAYLKKSFTYSRAESQQKALKKVAQLLLNVAVLWLGAILVMDGKMSLGQLITYNTLLVYFTNPLENIINLQTKLQTAQVANNRLNEVYLVASEFEEKKTVEDLSMMKGDMTFKQVHYKYGYGRDVLSDINLTIPQGSKMAFVGISGSGKTTLAKMMVNFYNPSQGEISLGGVNLNQIDKKALRQYINYLPQQPYVFNGTILENLLLGAKEGTTQEDILRAVELAEIREDIERMPLNYQTELTSDGAGISGGQRQRIALARALLTDAPVLILDEATSSLDILTEKRIVDNLMALDKTLIFIAHRLTIAERTEKVVVLDQGKIVEEGNHANLLARGEFYAHLVNS; encoded by the coding sequence ATGAAATTTGGGAAAAGGCACTATCGTCCCCAAGTGGATCAGATGGATTGTGGCGTGGCTTCCTTGGCTATGGTATTTGGCTACTACGGTAGTTATTACTCCTTGGCTCATCTACGAGAACTAGCTAAGACGACCATGGATGGGACGACTGCTTTGGGTCTTGTAAAGGTGGCAGAGGAAATTGGTTTTGAAACGCGGGCTATCAAGGCGGATATGACGCTCTTTGACCTGCCAGATTTGACCTTTCCGTTTGTGGCCCATGTGCTCAAGGAAGGGAAATTGCTCCACTATTATGTGGTGACAGGTCAGGATAAGAAGGCAATCCATATCGCTGATCCAGATCCCAGTGTTAAGCTGACCAAGATTTCCCGTGAGCGATTTGCGCAAGAATGGACAGGAGTCAGTCTCTTTATGGCTCCTTCTCCAGACTATAAACCCCATAAGGAGAAAAAACAGGGGCTCCTATCCTTCTTGCCAATCTTACTCAAACAGCGGGGCTTGATTACCAATATCGTCCTAGCGACACTCTTGGTGACCTTGATTAACATTGTAGGTTCTTATTATCTGCAGTCTATCATTGATAGTTACGTACCAGACCAGATGCGTTCGACGCTGGGTATCATCTCAATAGGACTAGTCATCGTCTATATCCTCCAGCAGATTTTGTCCTATGCGCAGGAATACCTCTTGCTTGTTCTGGGGCAACGGTTGTCCATCGATGTGATTTTGTCCTACATCAAGCATGTTTTTCACCTGCCGATGTCCTTTTTTGCGACACGCAGGACAGGAGAGATTGTATCTCGTTTTACGGATGCTAACAGTATCATCGATGCGCTGGCGTCGACCATTCTGTCGATTTTCCTAGATGTGTCGACGATTTTGATTATCTCGCTTGTCTTGTTTTCACAAAATATGACGCTCCTTGTCATTAGTCTGCTTGCACTTCCTATCTATACCGTGATTATCTTTGCCTTTATGAAGCCTTTTGAAAAGATGAATCGGGACACCATGGAAGCTAATGCGATTCTATCTTCTTCTATCATCGAGGACATCAACGGTATCGAGACCATTAAGTCTTTGACTAGTGAAAGTTCACGCTATCAAAAGATTGATAAGGAATTTGTGGCTTATCTGAAAAAATCCTTTACCTACAGTCGGGCAGAAAGCCAGCAAAAGGCACTGAAAAAAGTTGCTCAGCTCCTGCTAAATGTTGCCGTTCTCTGGCTGGGAGCCATTCTCGTCATGGATGGGAAAATGAGTTTGGGCCAGCTGATTACCTATAACACCCTGCTTGTTTACTTTACCAATCCTTTGGAAAATATCATCAACCTACAAACCAAACTTCAAACAGCGCAGGTTGCCAATAATCGCTTAAATGAGGTTTATCTAGTAGCTTCGGAGTTTGAGGAGAAGAAAACGGTAGAAGATTTGAGCATGATGAAGGGAGATATGACCTTTAAGCAGGTTCACTATAAGTATGGCTATGGTCGTGACGTCTTGTCAGATATCAATTTGACCATTCCGCAAGGGTCTAAGATGGCTTTCGTGGGGATTTCAGGTTCGGGTAAGACCACCTTGGCCAAGATGATGGTTAATTTCTACAACCCTAGTCAGGGAGAGATTAGTCTGGGTGGTGTCAATCTCAATCAGATTGATAAAAAAGCCCTGCGCCAGTACATCAACTATCTGCCTCAACAGCCCTATGTCTTTAACGGAACGATTTTGGAGAATCTTCTCCTTGGAGCCAAGGAAGGGACGACACAGGAAGATATCTTACGAGCAGTTGAATTGGCCGAGATTCGGGAGGATATTGAGCGCATGCCGCTGAATTATCAGACAGAATTAACTTCGGATGGGGCAGGGATTTCAGGTGGACAACGTCAGAGAATCGCTCTGGCGCGTGCTCTCTTGACAGATGCACCTGTCTTGATCTTGGACGAGGCGACTAGCAGTTTGGATATTTTGACAGAGAAGCGGATTGTGGATAATCTCATGGCTTTAGACAAGACCTTGATTTTCATCGCCCACCGCTTGACCATTGCTGAGCGAACAGAGAAGGTTGTTGTCTTGGATCAGGGCAAGATTGTCGAAGAAGGCAACCATGCGAACTTGCTTGCCCGAGGTGAATTTTACGCCCATTTGGTCAATAGCTAG
- a CDS encoding phosphoribosylformylglycinamidine synthase has product MNKRIFVEKKADFQVKSESLVRELQHNLGLSTLKSIRIVQVYDVFDLSEDLFAPAEKHIFSEQVTDHVLDEAAVQADLANYAFFAIESLPGQFDQRAASSQEALLLLGSSSDVTVNTAQLYLVNKDIDATELDAVKNYLLNPVDSRFKDITTGIAKQEFSESDKTIPKLTFFESYTAEDFARYKAKQGMAMEVDDLLFIQDYFKSIGRVPTETELKVLDTYWSDHCRHTTFETELKQIDFSASKFQKQLQATYDKYIAMRDELGRSEKPQTLMDMATIFGRYERANGRLDDMEVSDEINACSVEIEVDVDGVKEPWLLMFKNETHNHPTEIEPFGGAATCIGGAIRDPLSGRSYVYQAMRISGAGDITAPISETRAGKLPQQVISKTAAHGYSSYGNQIGLATTYVREYFHPGFVAKRMELGAVVGAAPKENVVREKPEAGDVIILLGGKTGRDGVGGATGSSKVQTVESVETAGAEVQKGNAIEERKIQRLFRNGDVTRLIKKSNDFGAGGVCVAIGELADGLEIDLNKVPLKYQGLNGTEIAISESQERMAVVVRPQDVDAFVAECNKENIDAVVVATVTEKPNLVMHWNGETIVDLERRFLDTNGVRVVVDAKVVDKDVKLPEERTTSADTLEADTLAVLSDLNHASQKGLQTIFDCSVGRSTVNHPLGGRYQLTPTEASVQKLPVQHGVTHTASVMAQGFNPYVAEWSPYHGAAYAVIEATARLVATGANWSKARFSYQEYFERMDKQAERFGQPVAALLGSIEAQIQLGLPSIGGKDSMSGTFEELTVPPTLVAFGVTTADSRKVLSPEFKTAGENIYYIPGQALSADIDFDLIKSNFAKFEAIQKAHKVTSASAVKYGGVLESLALATFGNHIGAEVTLPELESSLTAQLGGFVFTSPEEIAGVEKIGQTKADITLLVNGVKLDGQKLDSVFQGKLEEVYPTEFTQAKELAEVPAVASNAIIKAKETIEKPVVYIPVFPGTNSEYDSAKAFEKEGAEVNLVPFVTLNEEAIVKSVETMVDNISKANILFFAGGFSAADEPDGSAKFIVNILLNEKVRVAIDSFIARGGLIIGICNGFQALVKSGLLPYGNFEDASSTSPTLFYNDANQHVAKMVETRIANTNSPWLAGVQVGDIHAIPVSHGEGKFVVTAEEFAELRDNGQIFSQYVDFEGKPSMDSKYNPNGSVNAIEGITSKNGQIIGKMGHSERYEDGLFQNIPGNKDQYLFASAVKYFTGK; this is encoded by the coding sequence ATGAATAAACGTATTTTTGTTGAAAAAAAGGCTGATTTTCAGGTCAAGTCAGAGAGTTTGGTAAGAGAACTCCAGCACAACTTGGGACTGTCAACTTTGAAAAGTATTCGCATTGTGCAAGTTTATGATGTTTTTGACTTGTCAGAGGACTTGTTTGCGCCTGCAGAAAAACATATCTTTTCTGAGCAGGTGACAGACCATGTCTTGGATGAAGCGGCTGTGCAGGCTGATCTTGCCAATTATGCTTTCTTTGCCATTGAAAGTTTGCCAGGACAGTTTGACCAGCGTGCAGCTTCTTCACAGGAAGCCTTGCTTTTGCTGGGAAGTTCTAGTGATGTGACGGTCAACACAGCTCAACTTTACTTGGTTAATAAAGATATTGATGCGACTGAGTTGGACGCGGTCAAGAACTACCTGCTCAATCCAGTGGATTCACGTTTTAAGGACATCACGACAGGGATTGCCAAGCAGGAATTTTCAGAGTCAGACAAGACCATTCCAAAATTGACTTTCTTTGAAAGTTATACGGCAGAAGACTTTGCTCGCTACAAGGCCAAGCAAGGGATGGCAATGGAAGTGGATGATTTGCTCTTTATTCAAGATTATTTCAAGTCAATCGGGCGCGTGCCGACGGAAACAGAGCTCAAGGTTTTGGATACTTATTGGTCTGACCACTGCCGTCACACGACTTTTGAGACCGAGTTGAAACAGATTGACTTCTCAGCTTCTAAATTCCAAAAGCAATTGCAGGCGACTTATGACAAGTATATTGCCATGCGTGATGAGTTAGGTCGTTCTGAAAAACCACAAACCTTGATGGATATGGCGACTATTTTTGGTCGTTATGAGCGTGCTAATGGGCGTTTGGACGACATGGAAGTGTCAGACGAAATCAATGCCTGCTCGGTTGAAATCGAAGTGGACGTTGATGGTGTCAAGGAACCTTGGCTCCTCATGTTTAAAAACGAAACCCACAACCACCCAACTGAGATTGAGCCATTTGGTGGAGCGGCTACTTGTATCGGTGGAGCCATTCGTGACCCGTTGTCAGGCCGTTCCTACGTTTACCAAGCTATGCGTATCTCAGGTGCTGGTGATATTACAGCTCCGATTTCAGAAACTCGCGCTGGTAAATTGCCACAACAAGTCATTTCGAAGACAGCGGCTCATGGTTATTCTTCGTATGGTAACCAAATTGGTCTGGCGACGACTTACGTTCGTGAGTACTTCCACCCAGGCTTTGTAGCCAAACGCATGGAGCTAGGTGCCGTTGTCGGTGCTGCTCCTAAGGAAAATGTAGTCCGTGAAAAACCGGAAGCCGGTGATGTGATTATTCTACTCGGTGGGAAGACTGGACGTGATGGTGTCGGTGGTGCGACAGGATCTTCTAAGGTTCAAACAGTTGAGTCTGTAGAGACTGCTGGAGCTGAGGTTCAAAAAGGGAATGCCATCGAAGAGCGCAAGATCCAACGCCTTTTCCGTAATGGCGATGTCACTCGTCTTATCAAGAAATCCAACGACTTTGGAGCAGGTGGTGTCTGTGTGGCTATCGGTGAATTGGCAGATGGTCTTGAAATTGATCTCAACAAGGTTCCTCTTAAATACCAAGGTTTGAACGGTACAGAAATTGCCATTTCTGAATCACAAGAACGGATGGCAGTTGTGGTGCGTCCTCAAGACGTAGATGCCTTCGTTGCGGAATGTAATAAAGAAAATATTGATGCTGTTGTGGTGGCAACAGTGACTGAAAAACCAAATCTTGTCATGCACTGGAATGGTGAAACGATTGTCGACTTGGAACGTCGTTTCCTTGATACAAACGGTGTGCGCGTAGTTGTTGATGCCAAGGTTGTGGACAAGGATGTCAAACTCCCAGAAGAACGCACAACAAGTGCTGACACACTTGAAGCAGATACCCTTGCGGTTCTGTCTGATCTCAACCATGCGAGTCAAAAAGGTTTACAAACTATCTTTGACTGCTCGGTCGGTCGTTCAACGGTCAATCACCCACTTGGTGGTCGCTACCAACTCACACCAACTGAGGCATCTGTGCAGAAATTGCCAGTTCAACATGGTGTGACTCACACTGCGTCTGTCATGGCGCAAGGATTCAATCCATACGTGGCAGAATGGTCTCCATACCATGGTGCTGCTTATGCGGTTATCGAAGCAACTGCTCGTTTGGTGGCTACTGGTGCAAACTGGTCCAAGGCTCGTTTCTCTTATCAAGAATACTTCGAGCGGATGGACAAACAAGCAGAGCGTTTTGGTCAGCCGGTAGCAGCTCTTCTAGGCTCTATCGAAGCACAAATTCAGCTTGGCTTGCCATCTATCGGTGGTAAGGACTCTATGTCTGGTACCTTTGAAGAATTGACTGTACCGCCAACCTTGGTTGCCTTTGGGGTGACGACGGCAGATAGCCGTAAGGTCCTCTCTCCTGAGTTCAAGACTGCTGGTGAAAACATCTACTACATCCCAGGTCAAGCCCTTTCTGCTGATATTGACTTTGACTTGATCAAGTCTAACTTTGCCAAGTTCGAAGCTATTCAAAAGGCTCACAAAGTGACATCTGCATCAGCTGTCAAATATGGTGGTGTCCTTGAAAGCTTGGCTCTTGCTACTTTTGGGAATCATATCGGTGCAGAGGTAACCTTGCCTGAACTTGAAAGTTCTTTGACAGCTCAGCTAGGCGGATTTGTCTTCACATCTCCTGAAGAGATTGCTGGAGTAGAGAAAATTGGACAAACAAAAGCAGACATTACACTCCTTGTCAACGGTGTGAAGCTAGATGGACAGAAACTTGACAGTGTCTTCCAAGGCAAACTGGAAGAAGTTTACCCAACAGAATTTACCCAAGCAAAAGAATTGGCTGAAGTGCCAGCTGTCGCTTCTAACGCAATCATCAAAGCTAAAGAAACTATTGAAAAACCAGTGGTTTACATCCCAGTATTCCCAGGAACCAACTCAGAATATGACTCAGCTAAAGCCTTCGAAAAAGAAGGGGCTGAGGTCAACTTGGTGCCATTCGTGACCTTGAATGAAGAGGCTATTGTCAAGTCAGTTGAAACCATGGTTGACAACATTAGCAAGGCTAATATCCTTTTCTTCGCGGGTGGTTTCTCAGCTGCAGATGAGCCAGATGGATCAGCTAAGTTTATCGTCAACATCCTGCTTAATGAAAAAGTGCGTGTAGCTATTGATAGCTTTATCGCTCGTGGTGGCTTGATTATTGGTATCTGTAATGGATTCCAAGCCCTCGTCAAATCAGGTCTTCTTCCATATGGGAACTTTGAGGATGCTAGCAGTACTAGCCCAACCCTTTTCTACAATGATGCCAACCAGCACGTAGCGAAGATGGTGGAAACTCGTATTGCCAATACCAACTCGCCATGGTTGGCTGGAGTGCAAGTGGGTGATATCCACGCCATTCCAGTATCGCACGGTGAAGGGAAGTTTGTCGTGACGGCTGAAGAATTTGCTGAACTCCGTGATAATGGTCAAATCTTTAGTCAATACGTTGACTTTGAAGGCAAGCCAAGTATGGATTCTAAGTACAATCCAAATGGTTCTGTAAATGCCATCGAAGGAATTACCAGCAAGAACGGCCAAATCATCGGTAAAATGGGACACTCAGAACGTTATGAAGACGGTCTCTTCCAAAATATTCCAGGAAATAAAGACCAGTACTTGTTCGCGTCGGCGGTTAAATACTTTACTGGGAAATAA
- a CDS encoding DNA recombination protein RecO codes for MIQSITSQGLVLYNRNFREDDKLVKIFTEQAGKRMFFVKHAGQSKLAPVIQPLVLARFLLRINDDGLSYIEDYHEVMTFPKINSDLFIMAYATYVAALADASLQDNQQDAPLFAFLKKTLELMEAGIDYQVLTNIFEIQILTRFGIGLNFNECVFCHRVGQAFDFSFKYGACLCPEHYHEDERRCHLNPNIPYLLNQFQAIDFETLETISLKSEIKQELRKFMDQLYEEYVGIHLKSKKFIDSLADWGQLLKEENK; via the coding sequence ATGATTCAGTCTATCACGAGTCAAGGCTTGGTGCTCTACAATCGTAACTTTCGTGAGGATGACAAGCTAGTCAAGATTTTTACCGAGCAGGCGGGCAAGCGCATGTTTTTCGTCAAACACGCTGGCCAGTCCAAACTAGCTCCGGTTATTCAGCCCTTGGTGTTGGCACGATTTCTCTTGCGAATCAATGATGACGGGCTTAGCTACATCGAGGACTATCACGAGGTGATGACCTTTCCAAAGATTAATAGCGATCTCTTTATCATGGCCTATGCAACTTATGTGGCGGCCCTTGCAGATGCTAGTTTGCAGGATAATCAGCAGGATGCTCCCTTGTTTGCTTTCTTGAAGAAGACTCTGGAGTTGATGGAAGCGGGCATAGATTATCAGGTTTTGACCAATATTTTTGAAATTCAAATCTTGACTCGATTTGGAATCGGCCTTAATTTTAATGAGTGTGTCTTTTGCCATCGGGTGGGTCAGGCCTTTGACTTTTCTTTTAAATATGGAGCCTGCCTTTGCCCAGAGCATTATCATGAGGATGAGAGACGATGCCATCTCAATCCCAATATCCCTTATTTGCTCAATCAATTCCAAGCCATTGATTTTGAAACCTTGGAGACTATTTCGCTTAAGTCCGAAATCAAGCAAGAGCTACGCAAGTTTATGGATCAGCTCTACGAAGAGTACGTTGGGATTCACCTTAAATCAAAGAAATTTATTGATTCCCTAGCAGACTGGGGACAATTACTAAAAGAGGAAAACAAATGA
- a CDS encoding acyl carrier protein, giving the protein MTEKEIFDRIVTIIQERQGADFVVTEALSLKDDLDADSVDLMEFVLTLEDEFGIEITDEEIDQLQSVADVVAIIKDKK; this is encoded by the coding sequence ATGACAGAAAAAGAAATTTTTGACCGTATTGTAACTATTATCCAAGAAAGACAGGGAGCAGATTTCGTCGTGACAGAAGCCTTGAGTTTGAAAGACGATCTCGATGCAGACTCAGTGGACTTGATGGAGTTCGTCTTGACACTAGAAGATGAATTTGGTATCGAAATCACTGATGAGGAAATCGATCAACTTCAAAGTGTAGCGGATGTAGTAGCAATTATTAAAGATAAAAAATAG